Below is a window of Humulus lupulus chromosome 9, drHumLupu1.1, whole genome shotgun sequence DNA.
AGTTGTTGATTGGACTGATCTTCATGAGATGGTTACTGCAGCTTGCTACACCCCTGATGGCCAGGTTCACCTCCATTTCATCTACTTACCTTTTcagaaaatgtttttttttaacaacTTTGGTgtctttttttgaaatgttgtgaAACATTTTCTTGTAATTTGCAGGGTGCTTTCATTGGTTCACACAAAGGTAGCTGTCGCATGTACAGTACAGAAGGTAGGTGACAAAGAATGCCACTCTCATGGTGTTCTTGAACACCTAAAACatttgtattatttattttttgtttcaaTTATTCATTCAATGGTCTTTTGGTGGACCCAGATTGCAAATTGAGTCAAACAAGTCAAGTTGATTTCCAATCCAAGAAGAAATCTCAGGCCAAAAAGATAACTGGTTTTCAGGTAATTACagtaatatttttctatgtatttcttttgtttcaaacttGTTATCTTACACCCAAAGTGGTATAATGAACCAGTTTTCTCCCACAAATCCATGTGAATTGCTTGTCACCTCTGCTGATTCTCGGGTACGAATATTGGATGGAGCAACCCCAGTTCACAAGTTCAAAGGTAACTCCATTACTCAGTGTCATCTATGGCCGAATAAAAGAATAGAATGCGATTATAGTTGGTTTTGATATTGAAAATTTTATGTATAAACAACAAACAGGGTTTCGAAATACAAGTAGCCAAATAACAGCAGCATTCACTGAGAATGGGAAATATGTCGTATCTGCAAGTGAAGACTCTCAAGTGTATGTATGGAAGCGTGAAGAGGCTAGGCAGCCAGTCTCAGGAAGAAGACCCATCATTAACACGAAATCATACGAACACTTCCAATGCAGAGACGTTTCAGTGGCCTGTCCATGGCCCGGTACTATCAAAGGCGAACCTCCTTTGGTACCAGTACACCATTCAAAGCGTCACTCCAAACGCTACTCATCCTTGCAGACACCTTCTGCTCCGGAATCACCCACCCGAGATGAAGTCTCTGCCGCTGCACCACCAACGACAACAAATAGCAAGCGACATTTACCACCATTGCCCAAGAAAGGTACTACCAGTGCCTCCCCGACGTTGGAGAACTATCAGCCAGAAGAGGAGCTTGGTCAAGTTTCTCAAACAGAATGCGGCTGTGTTGGAGAGTCCTTCAGTTCCGATGCAGAGACAATAAGATATGGCGACTCACCATCTATATCGGCATCAGGTGCAACACCATCATCTTCATGGTCTTCATCTTGGCCTTGGTTCGATATTGGTGGTAGCCATGGAAGTCAGAGCATCCAAGCAACCGCATGGGGGATGGTTATCGTGACAGCAGGGCTAGGTGGTGAAATCAAAGCTTATCAGAATTTTGGGTTGCCTCGGAAAGTTGGTCGGCAAACCAGTCTTTTTGGAAGCCAGGCATAGTGATTAGCTTGTGGAACAAGTTCTAGGATTATACACAACACAATACACTCTTGTTTTTTGCCAAAAACAATTGTAGAGCTAGATgttcaattaaaattatataaatgtaAATCAGCATTTCAgttcaatatatatttttttaattctaatgAGAAGAAAGCAGAGACTAAAACATTGGAGTTATGTCCTATGACCACAGCTCAAGAAACTAAAAAGTAAAAACCAAATACCCTTCTCCTGACCTGAACTTGGCTAAGTTGTGCAAATAAATTTCTTCTTACTTCTGTTCCTCCTAATCTGAAAGGAACATAATCTACTATAGACATAAGAATATTGCTCATTTCTTCCTTCCATGGCTAGAGAAGagaaacaatattttttttaacaggGCTCATAGACTTGTTCTCTCAAAAGATAATACATTGCCTTAATTGTAAGGATTGCCATATATTATACGGGATTACATATGGATCTGGAAAAGAGAACTCTAGAAGCATTGCTGCTGTTTCAatctataaaataaaattaaaaaattaaaattaaaagcaAGAAACAAGATGCAACAATCCTCTTATATGCTTAGCACATCGAGATCACGCTAAACTTGTATTCAAAGACTCGTACTCACTTCCCCCAAGAGGATCCTAGCAGTGCCCTTGGAAGAAAGTCCGAGAGAGCTCCATCGGCTGGATCGTCAACACCACTCTCAAAAAAGCAAACATCATAAGCTTTATTTAAGGCTTGTCAACATCCTCACTCGATTCAGCAGCAACTTTTCCTGAAGTACGCCCACTCATCCTCCCAAATGAGCCTATAGCTGATAAGCTCTTGAAGCTGTTGCTACCTTCACTGAAATTTGAACCTGATCTCCTTGGCTTTGAAAGACTACTTTCTATGTCTCTCTCATTATTGGTGTTGATGTTTGCAACAACTAGTTGGCTAATACTGCTTCGGCAGAAGGGGCACAATGGGGCTGCAGCACATGTTGTCAATGAATTGGGCTTCTTATGGCAGCACAGGGCTAGAATGCAGTGAGCACACATTTGATGACCGCATGGTCTGACCTCAATGGTGCACAACTGGTCAAAACAAATGCAGCATAGCTCATCCTCGCTGGCCTGTTTCAAATATTTTCCCAAGTAAATACAAAGGCAAAatcacttttttttaaaaaaaaaaaagaacaaaattcTTGGACTCTCCACTTATGACAAGCATGTCAAGAGAAAAAacttttttcctctgtttatttTACTAGTTAAATGAGATGAGAAAAAAAGAACAATTAGATTCATAAACCCCAATGCGCAGGACTAAAATCCTTTAAAAAGTTCTGGTTGATATAATATTTTGGCAGATTCTGTCTAGCTTGAGTGTTGGTAACTGTTTATATAAGGGTAAACTTTTCTGCTATGGATGTCCTCAGGGAGCCTAAATGAAGAATTCAAATGTATACAAATGCCTTGATAAAATAGTCTAAAAAATTACATTCTATGTTCACACATCTCCTGAACAAAACTGAAATAAGACTTgcattaaattttaatttaatttcaagTAAAAGGTGTagattatataaaataaaagcaGAAAGCCAACAGCAGAAAGAGAACACATTACCTCAGAGGCATTATCATCCATCTCAACATCAGAATTCAAAGGAGATGATTCTGAGACTGCCTCCTTCAATATAACCTTCTCTCTCTCCAAATTTGCTTCCATTAAAGCCCTCTCTAACAATGCTTTTGCATCTGGATTAAGCTCACTGATGAACTTCAAAGGAGATGGCCATACAAGAGGCTCTGCGGCTGAGGGGTTCAGTAAAGCTGCACAAGCCCTGTTTTTATGCTTTAAAGCAATTGTAAATGGTATTCTCCTGCAATAGTCCAATAGTCCATTACTATACAAGTCATCCTGCATAAACTAGTCCACTCTTCACAAAGCAATTTCTTCTGCTTGAAACTCCATTGGACGGAAACAaagcttctcatttttttttttttatacatcaaggctaagtctcaaattcaattaaacaaaattattttaaaatgccTTTAAAATAACCAACTTTATCACAATGTTAAGAtggtaattaatttttttgtaggGATTCCATCCATTTTAGAACATAAGGTGCAAGCAATTATATATTTGCATTTTGGGTGAAAGAGGGTACCCAGATGAGTCTAGTTGAAGCCTATTTGCTCCCCATGCAAGCAACTCGCGAACACACTCCAAAGAACCTCCACGAGCAGCCAAGTGAAGTGGCGTACTTCCTGGATAGCTGCAAATGGAACTTCCATCAATCTAAATGGCAGATCATCACTAGTTAAGATGAAAGATCAGTACACACCAACATGGGCTATTACCTATATCCACCAGTAGATGCACACACAAGAGCTCCGTGGTCTAAAAGGACATGAACACACTCAGGTCGTCTGTGACGTGCTGCTAAATGCAGTGGGGTAGCCCCACCTCCATCTCTTATATTCACAAATCTTGCATATCCCCTGCCATTACCATACAACATAAGTCAAACGTTAAtcatttaaaaaatgaaaaaaaatgggagaaaaagtgtgtgagggagagagaactaaCCACGAATTTGCAACAGTGTTGGAGCGAGCAGCGGAGAGAATGACTTTCAAGCAATCTGAATGACCATAGTAAGAAGCATAATGCAGACAGGTTCTTCCATTTACGGAATCAAACATCAATATCTAATACATTATACACCCAACCCATGATGATCAGTACTTGATCAATGGTTATTGATCCAAAGAATCGTTTAAAGGGTAAAAATAGATATCATATTTGAACTTACATTAGCTCCTGCTTCTATAAGCCTTTGTACGCAAGCGATATTTCCATGCATAGTAGCCAGCATTAATGGAGTCTAAACCAAGCATAGAACAACTCTTTATAATGACAaaagttgcaaaaaaaaaaagaaacaaaaaagtaTATTCCTTGATTTCATATAGCGTGAAAATTATATACACTAGCATACCTGTTTGTGACGATTCAGAACGTCTGGGTTACCACACCGATCCAAGATCATGGAAAGAACCTACCTTGTCAACGAACCAAACACAACCCATGTCATTATTTTCCCGCGAAACAAACACGGAAAAAAAATCTGCGATCATGGCCAGTCAAGAGAAGAAATGAAACAAAAGAACCCAAAACTCATCACTCACCTCCAATCGACCGTTGGCGGCCGCCACATGCAGTGGAGACAGCTTGCCTCGACCGATGGTCTGCACCAATGAGGATCGGTTGGCCTCCGCCAGGGTCTCGACGAGCTCCAGTTCACCATCTCTGATAGCTCCAAATAGAGCATTTTCATGGCGTTCTCTGCAACTCAAGCCCTGACCCATTTCGCTGTGTAGTCTGAACTGAAGTCAGCAGTACATGGAAGAGTTCCCCCACGCGCCGCCGTCGACGCTGGTGTGGTTGAGTCAGGACTTTGGCTTGGGTTGAGGGGAGACTAGTGAGAGAGAAAAAGGCAATCTAAGTAATGGGCAGCGAGAGCGGGTTGGAGTTTGGACCTGCCCACCGCGATTTCGGGCAGCTGACCGTACCTCCAAtctattccttttttttttttttgaaattgttAGGATCTGTTTGGTCaccttaaaaataattttttatttaaataattaaaagtaactctatttttatttattatttttaaaaattttaattaaattttaaaaataaatattttttacttttaaaatttttttaaaccgtttttttattttttcttatattcttcaaattaatatattattttatattgttaaacaaaaaaataaaaataaaaattatcaaataagtttattattttttgtttttaaaaacaaaaaataattaccaaacatatttttatttttaaaaatcaaaaacaaaataaaaataatatttctatttttatgtttaaaaatttttgagcccgtttggtaaaatttttgtttttaaattttttaaacacaaaaataaaaatattattttatttttgtttctttatttttaaaaaataaaaatatatttggtaactatttttgttttttgtttttaaaaaaaataataataaacacgtttgataatttttatttttattttttttgtttaacaatatgatgtgttgatttgaagaagagaagaaaaaaaaagaaaaattaaaaactgattaaaaatatttgaaagtgaaaaaattatattttcaaaattttaattaaaatttaaaaaaataataaataaaaatataattactaaacacattttatgtttaattattaaatttttaattaattaaataaaaaactattatttTAAGTCCTACCAAACaacacttttaaaataaaaaaatttccgaacataacatttaattttaattttaatttttttattttggctGAAGAGAGATTAAAGGCTATGTAGTCAATGTCAAATCCTATTAATAAAGCATCCAATCAGATCCATCCATATTggctttatattatttttatattaatttattatttgagtCTCTTTCATTGTCAAAAATGGAGTTCATTTCACACATGATTCAAAtactcttattttatttttaattttcaaacACTTATTTTTCTCAAAGCAAATTTTCAAACACTTATTTTTCTCAAACAGTTGGCAGTCAACTTTTGTGTTTTTCTTTAGTTAATTTTTCCCTTTCGAGGTGCCAcataatcatggaattaatttttttttttttttttgaaaggatcatggaattaatttgataattaggttttattttctttattagtaGTTATATGTCCTTTTAAggaaaaataacatatttttaaactaaaaaaataacacatgtttaaaaattcattttttaATTGTAACTACACTTATAATTATAGATTACTAAAAagattcattttaaaaaaaaccataataAGGTTTTAATTTATAACTTTTTTGTGCTTCtaatttttatacttttttttttgtcttttcctCATCTAGAATATACCATTTTTGTGTTATTACTTAtccaaatatgatatttttgtcaaatttttttctttctaagacTACTCTGAATAATTCAAAGTCAAGTTAGTTGAGGACAGACTGTACAGTATATCATCAAGGTTAATATATTGACCAAGTCTTCATTGTagtcttattttatttattatttgtttctataatgaagatattttcatttaaaaactTCTGATATTTGTAGTGGAATACAAAACTAGGAATTCAAATTGGTTGAAAATGCGTACATAGTAAatagattaatatatatacataaatattaatattatacacagtaatataacatattaacttaatcaattatattttttaaaatataaatagagtAATGATACGTGCGCCCAAAATATGTACTAAATATTACATAAAGTGACATGACAAACTAGGTtaacaaattatattttttaaaattgagacttaatattttaaaaattactgTAACATTACTGTGTATAATATTTAAATACAAATTTTGTGTGCACGTATCATTATTCTAATAAATAAGGTAAAGTAATCCAAATAGAGCAATATTGTTTGTTGGAGCCGAAAGAAGAAAATTTATCTCATTAAGATTTTGggatttttattttcctttttagtCTTTGATTTTGACGTGTTCATTTACCTTTAAGTGTCTAGACTTGGTCAATGCTTATTATTAATGTTCCCATTTAAGTTATCAAACACAAAATTATTGAATGTTCCTTTTGTTTTAGTCAAGTAATTACAGCTCTATAAAAGTAAAAAAAGGTTAACGAGGATGCTTGGAGGAACAAACAATTATGGATAGCTTGTTATatttgaaaaaaagaaaaaggtttgTCTTTGTGAATAGTATAGCCATCTCACCGATTCAAATTTTGTCTTTCTAGAAATCAAACTATTGATAAAGATTAGGTAAATAGTAAATACCAATGGCAAAAAAGAAAAGCCTAATATGTTTTGGGGTTCGAGCAAAATAGTTGTGGCTAGGTTGAAGTATGTATATGTCCCCAATTTTCAATAAATAAAATGATCTAACTTTTTTGTGTGTAAGGATGTATCTATGTTGGTTTTTTTTTagggtttattattttttacactatttgttttgacaaattaatttttggaccatatattttgtaaaatgattcaaatagaaccttaaatctggttttgatcaaagttttctcaaatgaaatcacaaataattcaccaaacaaacaattcagaacaaaaataaatcattctgcttaaaaactgtattgttatattcaattttttcttcatcaaaattgagtttagtggtctatttgaacaattttacaaagtatagggtccaaaaataatttttttaaaatacaaggtccaaTTAGGTAATTGGGAAAAATACAGGGTCAAAAAatgtataaacattttttttacttCCAATTTATCTCAAGTAGGGATGGCAAAATGGGGAGGTGGGTTAGGACAGGTCGGAGCCCCGACTCGACGAGGTAGCTTTGCCCTTGTTCGGGGCAGGGCGCCAACCCGCCCAGCCCCGCTATTGATTCAAGTGATACCCGGCCCACCccattt
It encodes the following:
- the LOC133801450 gene encoding putative E3 ubiquitin-protein ligase XBAT31 isoform X2, with the protein product MILDRCGNPDVLNRHKQTPLMLATMHGNIACVQRLIEAGANILMFDSVNGRTCLHYASYYGHSDCLKVILSAARSNTVANSWGYARFVNIRDGGGATPLHLAARHRRPECVHVLLDHGALVCASTGGYSYPGSTPLHLAARGGSLECVRELLAWGANRLQLDSSGRIPFTIALKHKNRACAALLNPSAAEPLVWPSPLKFISELNPDAKALLERALMEANLEREKVILKEAVSESSPLNSDVEMDDNASEASEDELCCICFDQLCTIEVRPCGHQMCAHCILALCCHKKPNSLTTCAAAPLCPFCRSSISQLVVANINTNNERDIESSLSKPRRSGSNFSEGSNSFKSLSAIGSFGRMSGRTSGKVAAESSEDVDKP
- the LOC133801450 gene encoding putative E3 ubiquitin-protein ligase XBAT31 isoform X1 produces the protein MGQGLSCRERHENALFGAIRDGELELVETLAEANRSSLVQTIGRGKLSPLHVAAANGRLEVLSMILDRCGNPDVLNRHKQTPLMLATMHGNIACVQRLIEAGANILMFDSVNGRTCLHYASYYGHSDCLKVILSAARSNTVANSWGYARFVNIRDGGGATPLHLAARHRRPECVHVLLDHGALVCASTGGYSYPGSTPLHLAARGGSLECVRELLAWGANRLQLDSSGRIPFTIALKHKNRACAALLNPSAAEPLVWPSPLKFISELNPDAKALLERALMEANLEREKVILKEAVSESSPLNSDVEMDDNASEASEDELCCICFDQLCTIEVRPCGHQMCAHCILALCCHKKPNSLTTCAAAPLCPFCRSSISQLVVANINTNNERDIESSLSKPRRSGSNFSEGSNSFKSLSAIGSFGRMSGRTSGKVAAESSEDVDKP